Proteins co-encoded in one Bacillus infantis NRRL B-14911 genomic window:
- the spoVS gene encoding stage V sporulation protein SpoVS, translating to MEILKVSAKSNPNSVAGALAGVLRERGGAEIQAIGAGALNQAVKAVAIARGFVAPSGVDLICIPAFTDIKIDGEERTAIKLIVEPR from the coding sequence ATGGAAATATTAAAAGTTTCAGCAAAGTCTAATCCTAATTCTGTAGCTGGTGCGCTTGCTGGTGTTCTGCGTGAAAGAGGCGGCGCAGAGATCCAGGCAATTGGTGCGGGTGCATTGAACCAAGCGGTTAAAGCAGTAGCGATCGCCCGAGGATTCGTAGCGCCTAGCGGAGTGGATTTGATCTGCATTCCTGCTTTCACCGATATTAAGATTGACGGTGAAGAGCGGACAGCGATCAAGCTGATTGTTGAGCCAAGATAA
- a CDS encoding dipeptidase, whose protein sequence is MNIFDSHCDVLYKMFIDPSIEFRSSSRLHIDYEKLVKAGSKVQCFAVYVPESVHPNMKFHAALYMIELFYDRVLKPFPKMKHIRDRGQAYQLKEDEIGAVLTLEGCDCIGDDLLKLKTLIRLGVSSVGLTWNYSNYAADGALEERGAGLSSFGKKAVGILNEKQCLCDVSHLSEKGFWDLMELAELPFASHSNCHALCPVPRNLNDNQLKALIERDSVIGLTFVPEFLTGTKESAISDILKHVEHVCSLGGEDHTGFGSDFDGIDDTVKGLSSFQYYGNLVNELQKHYSEIQVEKFLFRNMEKRLPPA, encoded by the coding sequence ATGAACATTTTTGATTCTCACTGCGACGTCCTTTATAAAATGTTTATTGATCCTTCAATTGAATTCAGGAGCAGCAGCCGGCTGCATATTGATTACGAGAAGCTTGTAAAAGCAGGCTCCAAGGTTCAATGCTTTGCCGTCTATGTCCCGGAATCGGTCCATCCGAACATGAAGTTCCATGCTGCGCTGTATATGATTGAGCTTTTTTACGATAGGGTGCTGAAGCCGTTCCCGAAGATGAAGCACATCAGGGATAGAGGGCAGGCATACCAGCTGAAGGAGGACGAAATCGGCGCAGTCCTGACTCTTGAAGGGTGCGACTGCATCGGAGATGACCTTCTTAAGCTGAAAACCCTGATAAGGCTTGGCGTATCTTCTGTCGGGCTCACCTGGAATTACAGCAATTATGCAGCAGACGGCGCCCTTGAGGAAAGGGGGGCAGGACTATCTTCATTTGGAAAAAAAGCGGTCGGGATCCTGAATGAAAAGCAGTGCTTATGCGATGTATCCCACCTCTCTGAGAAAGGGTTCTGGGATTTGATGGAGCTGGCAGAATTACCTTTTGCCTCCCATTCCAACTGCCATGCCCTCTGCCCTGTGCCAAGGAATTTGAACGACAATCAGCTGAAGGCGCTGATTGAGCGGGACAGCGTCATCGGACTGACATTTGTTCCGGAATTTTTGACAGGAACCAAAGAATCCGCGATTTCTGACATCCTTAAGCATGTAGAACATGTCTGTTCCCTGGGAGGAGAAGACCATACCGGTTTTGGATCTGATTTTGACGGCATTGATGATACAGTAAAAGGGCTGTCTTCTTTCCAATATTATGGGAACCTAGTAAACGAACTTCAAAAACATTATTCTGAGATACAAGTAGAAAAATTCCTTTTTCGCAATATGGAAAAAAGGCTGCCTCCTGCCTGA
- a CDS encoding 2-oxoacid:acceptor oxidoreductase subunit alpha — translation MLKQLSWKVGGQQGEGIESTGEIFSIALNRLGYYLYGYRHFSSRIKGGHTNNKIRVSTSQIRSISDDLDILVAFDQETIDVNYKELHDKGVIIADAKFDPKKPEDTTASLFAVPFTELATELGTSLMKNMVAVGATCAILNLDIKVFEEVVQEIFGRKGQQVVDKNMEAIKAGFDRMKELAGEGAELMELEKADGKKRMFMIGNDAIALGALAGGCRFMAAYPITPASEIMEYLIKKLPPLGGSVIQTEDEIAAVTMAIGANYGGVRAMTASAGPGLSLKMEAIGLSGITETPLVIVDTQRGGPSTGLPTKQEQSDLMAMIYGTHGEIPKIVFAPSTVQEAFYDAAEAFNLAEEYQCPVIMLSDLQLSLGKQTVEPLDFSKVEIRRGKLVDEELPEIENKGYFKRYEVTEDGVSPRVVPGMKNGIHHVTGVEHDETGKPSESAANRRDQMNKRFRKVENIKFSNPIHKNAPHEEADLLIVGFNSTRGAIEEAMGRLEKDGLKVNHAHIRLIHPFPAEELRPLMESAKKVAVIENNATGQLANIIKMNVGQHQKINKILKYDGNPFLPNEIHTTCKELF, via the coding sequence ATGTTAAAGCAGCTTTCTTGGAAAGTAGGCGGACAGCAGGGGGAAGGAATTGAGAGTACAGGGGAAATCTTCTCTATAGCTCTTAACCGCCTCGGCTATTATTTATATGGGTACCGGCATTTTTCTTCGAGGATCAAAGGAGGGCATACGAATAATAAGATCCGGGTCAGCACGTCCCAGATCCGCTCCATTTCCGATGATCTTGATATTTTAGTAGCTTTTGACCAGGAAACGATTGATGTGAACTATAAAGAGCTTCATGATAAAGGCGTTATCATTGCCGATGCGAAATTTGATCCGAAGAAGCCAGAGGATACGACTGCATCGCTGTTTGCTGTACCTTTTACCGAGCTTGCCACTGAGCTGGGGACTTCTTTGATGAAAAATATGGTCGCTGTCGGCGCGACCTGTGCCATTCTTAATCTGGATATCAAAGTTTTTGAGGAAGTTGTCCAGGAGATTTTCGGCAGAAAAGGGCAGCAGGTTGTCGATAAAAATATGGAAGCCATCAAAGCCGGATTTGACCGGATGAAGGAACTGGCTGGCGAAGGCGCAGAACTTATGGAGCTTGAAAAAGCTGATGGGAAAAAGCGCATGTTCATGATCGGGAATGACGCCATCGCACTTGGTGCTCTTGCCGGCGGCTGCCGCTTCATGGCGGCCTATCCGATTACTCCTGCATCCGAGATCATGGAGTACCTGATCAAGAAGCTTCCACCGCTTGGCGGGAGCGTTATCCAGACAGAAGATGAAATTGCGGCTGTTACCATGGCGATCGGCGCCAACTATGGCGGTGTCCGTGCAATGACTGCTTCAGCAGGACCCGGGCTTTCATTGAAGATGGAAGCGATCGGTCTTTCCGGCATTACCGAAACGCCGCTTGTGATTGTAGACACACAGCGCGGAGGACCTTCTACAGGACTGCCTACAAAGCAGGAGCAGTCTGACCTGATGGCGATGATCTATGGAACCCACGGGGAAATCCCTAAGATCGTGTTTGCGCCAAGCACGGTCCAGGAAGCTTTCTATGATGCAGCAGAAGCTTTCAATCTGGCAGAAGAATACCAGTGCCCTGTCATCATGCTTTCTGACCTGCAGCTGTCTCTCGGCAAACAGACAGTCGAACCGCTGGACTTCAGCAAAGTTGAAATCCGCAGGGGCAAGCTAGTGGATGAAGAGCTGCCTGAAATCGAAAACAAAGGTTATTTCAAGCGCTATGAAGTGACAGAAGACGGGGTATCCCCGCGCGTGGTGCCAGGCATGAAGAACGGCATCCACCACGTAACCGGCGTAGAACATGACGAAACTGGAAAGCCTTCTGAATCCGCAGCAAACCGCAGAGATCAGATGAACAAGCGTTTCCGGAAAGTCGAAAATATTAAATTCAGCAATCCGATCCATAAAAATGCGCCGCATGAGGAAGCAGACCTCCTGATTGTCGGCTTCAACTCCACAAGGGGAGCGATAGAAGAGGCTATGGGCCGCCTTGAAAAGGATGGCCTGAAGGTTAATCATGCTCACATCCGCCTGATTCACCCGTTCCCGGCAGAAGAGCTAAGACCTCTGATGGAGTCTGCCAAAAAGGTGGCTGTGATTGAAAACAATGCAACAGGCCAGCTGGCAAACATCATCAAAATGAATGTCGGCCAGCATCAAAAAATCAATAAAATCCTGAAATATGACGGGAATCCATTCCTGCCTAATGAAATCCATACCACTTGCAAGGAGCTGTTCTAA
- a CDS encoding 2-oxoacid:ferredoxin oxidoreductase subunit beta produces the protein MATFKDFRNNVKPNWCPGCGDFSVQAAIQRAAANVGLEPDSLAVVSGIGCSGRISGYINSYGFHGIHGRALPIAQGLKMANRDLTVIASGGDGDGFAIGMGHTVHSIRRNVDITYIVMDNQIYGLTKGQTSPRSAAGFKTKSTPHGSVEQAISPMEMALTAGATFVAQSFSTDLKDLTALIEAGIKHKGFSLINVFSPCVTYNKVNTYDWFKENLTKLADVEGYDSSDRSMAMQTLMKHDGLVTGLIYQDTERKSYQEMLPGYSETPLAHADLKLDEEHFGKLTAEFM, from the coding sequence ATGGCCACATTTAAAGATTTTCGCAATAACGTCAAGCCAAACTGGTGCCCTGGATGCGGAGACTTCTCTGTCCAGGCCGCCATCCAGCGGGCAGCTGCCAATGTAGGGCTCGAGCCGGACAGCCTTGCAGTCGTCTCAGGCATTGGATGTTCCGGCAGGATTTCCGGCTATATCAACTCATATGGATTCCACGGCATCCACGGGCGCGCACTCCCGATTGCCCAAGGCCTTAAAATGGCAAACCGCGATCTGACAGTCATCGCTTCCGGCGGTGACGGTGACGGCTTTGCGATTGGGATGGGGCATACCGTCCATTCCATCCGCCGTAATGTCGATATTACCTATATTGTAATGGACAATCAGATTTACGGACTGACAAAAGGGCAGACTTCACCAAGGTCTGCTGCCGGATTCAAAACAAAGTCCACGCCGCACGGCTCTGTCGAGCAAGCTATTTCACCGATGGAAATGGCGCTGACAGCGGGGGCAACGTTTGTGGCCCAAAGCTTTTCAACTGACCTGAAGGACCTGACAGCGCTGATCGAAGCAGGCATCAAGCATAAAGGCTTCTCGCTCATCAACGTTTTCAGCCCGTGCGTGACTTATAATAAAGTGAATACGTACGACTGGTTCAAAGAAAACCTGACAAAGCTCGCCGATGTGGAAGGCTATGACTCTTCAGACCGCTCCATGGCCATGCAGACGCTAATGAAGCATGACGGACTTGTGACAGGCTTGATCTACCAGGATACAGAGCGCAAATCCTATCAGGAAATGCTCCCTGGCTATTCCGAAACACCGCTTGCCCATGCAGACCTGAAGCTCGATGAAGAGCATTTCGGCAAACTGACAGCAGAATTTATGTGA
- the miaB gene encoding tRNA (N6-isopentenyl adenosine(37)-C2)-methylthiotransferase MiaB, translated as MNEKQRMEGQLAAAANPSDKKSEKDYSRYFETVYAPPSLKDAKKRGKEEVRYHKDFNIPAEFQGMGNNRKFYIRTFGCQMNEHDTEVMAGIFLSLGYEPTDTVEDANVILLNTCAIRENAENKVFGELGHLKHLKKERPDLLLGVCGCMSQEESVVNKILKTYDQVDMIFGTHNIHRLPNILQEAYMSKEMVVEVWSKEGDVIENLPKVRKGNIKAWVNIMYGCDKFCTYCIVPYTRGKERSRRPEEIIQEVRQLAAQGYQEITLLGQNVNAYGKDFTDLQYGLGDLMDEIRKIDIPRIRFTTSHPRDFDDHLIEVLAKGGNLLEHIHLPVQSGSTDVLKIMARKYTREQYLELVRKIRAAIPNATFTTDIIVGYPNETDEQFEETLSLYKEVGYESAYTFIYSPREGTPAAKMKDNVPMEVKKERLQRLNALVNEMSAEAMKKYHGQTVEVLVEGESKNNPEVLAGYTRKNKLVNFKGPKSAIGKIVSVKITDAKTWSLNGEMVEELQPAEVK; from the coding sequence ATGAACGAAAAACAGCGGATGGAAGGCCAGCTGGCGGCTGCTGCCAATCCTTCGGACAAAAAATCCGAAAAGGACTACAGCCGATACTTTGAAACCGTATATGCGCCTCCTTCCTTGAAAGATGCAAAAAAACGCGGGAAAGAAGAGGTCCGCTATCATAAAGATTTCAATATTCCGGCTGAATTCCAAGGCATGGGGAATAACCGCAAATTCTATATCAGAACATTCGGCTGCCAGATGAACGAGCATGATACCGAAGTCATGGCCGGCATCTTCCTCAGTCTCGGCTATGAGCCGACTGATACTGTCGAGGATGCAAATGTCATTCTCCTGAACACTTGTGCAATCCGTGAAAATGCGGAAAACAAAGTATTCGGCGAGCTCGGCCATTTGAAGCACCTGAAGAAAGAACGCCCTGACCTGCTGCTCGGCGTATGCGGCTGCATGTCCCAGGAAGAATCTGTCGTGAATAAAATCCTCAAGACATATGACCAGGTGGATATGATCTTTGGCACGCATAATATCCACAGACTTCCGAACATTCTGCAGGAAGCTTATATGTCTAAAGAGATGGTCGTTGAAGTATGGTCCAAAGAGGGAGATGTCATTGAAAATCTTCCTAAAGTCCGCAAAGGCAATATCAAGGCCTGGGTCAACATCATGTACGGCTGCGATAAATTCTGCACCTACTGCATTGTTCCTTACACAAGGGGCAAGGAGCGGAGCCGCCGTCCTGAAGAAATCATCCAGGAGGTGCGCCAGCTTGCCGCCCAGGGGTATCAGGAAATCACCCTTCTTGGCCAGAATGTCAATGCGTACGGGAAGGACTTTACAGACCTCCAGTACGGCCTTGGCGATCTGATGGATGAAATCAGAAAGATTGATATTCCGAGAATCCGCTTCACTACAAGCCATCCGCGTGATTTTGATGATCATTTGATTGAAGTGCTTGCCAAAGGAGGCAACCTTCTTGAACATATCCACCTTCCAGTCCAGTCAGGCTCAACAGATGTCCTGAAAATCATGGCAAGGAAATATACACGCGAACAGTATTTGGAGCTGGTAAGGAAAATCAGGGCCGCCATTCCGAATGCCACTTTTACAACGGATATTATTGTCGGCTATCCGAATGAGACGGATGAGCAGTTTGAGGAAACTCTTTCCCTCTATAAGGAAGTCGGATACGAGTCTGCCTATACTTTCATCTACTCTCCGCGTGAAGGCACACCAGCGGCCAAGATGAAGGATAATGTGCCGATGGAGGTCAAGAAAGAGCGCCTTCAGCGCCTGAATGCCCTCGTTAATGAAATGTCGGCAGAAGCGATGAAGAAATATCACGGCCAGACTGTTGAAGTCCTGGTTGAAGGCGAAAGCAAAAACAATCCTGAAGTTCTGGCAGGGTATACAAGAAAGAATAAGCTTGTTAACTTTAAAGGGCCAAAGTCAGCGATTGGAAAGATTGTTTCTGTTAAAATAACAGATGCAAAAACATGGTCATTAAATGGAGAAATGGTTGAAGAGCTTCAACCAGCTGAGGTGAAATAA
- a CDS encoding RicAFT regulatory complex protein RicA family protein translates to MGKYTKDDIIARARELAQIIAETEEVDFFKRAEAQIHSNEKVRTAITSIKGLQKQAVNLQHFGKEEALKKTEAKIEELERQLDEIPVVQEFKQSQVEVNELLQLVANTISNKVTDEILVSTGGNILSGETGAELQNKNSCQH, encoded by the coding sequence ATGGGAAAATATACTAAAGACGATATTATCGCACGTGCAAGGGAGCTTGCACAAATCATAGCAGAAACAGAAGAAGTGGACTTCTTCAAAAGAGCGGAAGCGCAGATCCACAGCAATGAAAAGGTCCGCACTGCGATCACCAGCATTAAAGGACTGCAGAAGCAGGCAGTCAATCTGCAGCATTTTGGCAAAGAAGAAGCTTTAAAAAAGACCGAAGCCAAAATCGAGGAGCTTGAGCGCCAGCTTGATGAGATTCCGGTTGTCCAGGAATTCAAGCAATCCCAGGTGGAAGTGAATGAGCTTCTGCAGCTTGTTGCGAACACCATCAGCAATAAAGTCACAGATGAAATCCTCGTTTCAACAGGAGGCAATATCCTGAGCGGTGAAACAGGAGCAGAACTGCAAAACAAAAACAGCTGCCAGCATTAA
- a CDS encoding outer spore coat protein CotE, translating to MGEYREIITKAVVAKGRKFTQSNHTICPAHHPSSILGCWIINHKYEAKKVGKTVEICGYYDINVWYSYNDNTKTEVVTERVEYKDVIKLKYRDHDCLDDQDVIAKVLQQPNCVEAVISPNGNKIIVHVEREFLVEVIGETKVCVAVYHGECDCDDDEVWGLDVEDEEFEDLNPHFLVGTEEE from the coding sequence ATGGGAGAATACAGAGAGATAATTACAAAAGCCGTCGTAGCGAAGGGACGCAAATTCACCCAGTCCAATCATACGATATGCCCGGCACACCACCCGTCAAGCATCCTTGGCTGTTGGATCATCAACCACAAGTATGAGGCGAAAAAGGTCGGCAAGACAGTTGAAATCTGCGGCTATTATGACATTAACGTTTGGTATTCCTATAACGATAACACAAAGACGGAAGTCGTTACTGAACGGGTTGAATATAAAGATGTCATCAAACTTAAATACCGTGATCATGACTGCTTAGATGATCAGGATGTCATTGCCAAAGTACTGCAGCAGCCGAATTGTGTTGAAGCAGTCATTTCCCCGAACGGAAACAAAATCATCGTCCACGTGGAAAGGGAATTCCTTGTGGAAGTAATCGGCGAGACGAAAGTCTGTGTAGCTGTGTACCACGGCGAATGCGATTGCGATGATGACGAAGTATGGGGCCTCGATGTCGAGGATGAGGAATTTGAGGATTTGAATCCCCACTTCCTGGTCGGAACAGAAGAGGAATAA
- a CDS encoding VOC family protein, translating into MQIYQVNLQCFHLEEMCAFYTEVLEMELIHQTERWFSVRAGSTKLFFEKGETVPYYHLCFRTDAAYFEHIFSRLGAESCLLANEDGEYSMFWEGKQAYFTDPDGNILECLERPALRCQAGGWHDVGEVGFPSADVAGMQAKLQPILADKQGADNSSFAFYGDDAGVLVLVKEGRCWYPTDRRAEIHPIKLIVSGSRDAYYMDDGLPYEIQVRAEWQQPVSAVQVRIARPTNQLEKIKHFYGEGLGLIELGGFHHEGYKGIMYGLPDKKYHLEFTQTDEKHELPAPAKDHLLVLYITDLHKLNAAAARLSALGYQEFEPENPYWGRGGITIEDPDGWRIVLMNTAGI; encoded by the coding sequence ATGCAGATTTACCAGGTTAACCTGCAGTGCTTCCATCTGGAAGAGATGTGCGCCTTTTATACAGAAGTGCTTGAGATGGAGCTGATTCACCAGACTGAGAGATGGTTTTCCGTCAGGGCAGGAAGCACCAAGCTGTTTTTTGAAAAAGGGGAAACAGTCCCTTATTATCATCTTTGCTTCCGGACAGATGCAGCTTATTTTGAACATATTTTCAGCAGGCTTGGAGCAGAAAGCTGCCTGCTTGCCAACGAAGATGGCGAATACAGCATGTTTTGGGAGGGAAAGCAGGCCTATTTCACCGATCCGGACGGCAACATCCTTGAATGTCTTGAGCGGCCAGCATTGCGTTGCCAGGCAGGGGGCTGGCATGATGTCGGGGAAGTTGGTTTCCCTTCGGCTGACGTTGCCGGAATGCAGGCGAAGCTGCAGCCGATTCTTGCTGATAAGCAAGGGGCAGATAACAGTTCATTCGCGTTTTATGGTGATGATGCAGGTGTCCTTGTCCTTGTAAAAGAAGGGCGCTGCTGGTATCCCACAGACCGGAGAGCCGAGATCCATCCGATTAAATTAATCGTCTCAGGCAGCAGGGATGCCTATTATATGGACGATGGCCTTCCGTATGAGATACAGGTCAGAGCGGAATGGCAGCAGCCAGTATCTGCCGTTCAAGTCAGGATTGCCAGGCCGACAAACCAGCTGGAAAAAATAAAGCATTTTTATGGAGAAGGCCTTGGCCTTATAGAGCTGGGGGGATTCCACCATGAAGGATATAAAGGGATTATGTACGGGCTTCCGGACAAGAAATATCATCTTGAATTCACCCAGACGGATGAAAAACATGAACTCCCTGCACCTGCAAAAGACCATTTGCTCGTCCTTTACATCACTGACCTTCACAAACTCAATGCGGCTGCTGCCCGGCTATCAGCCTTGGGCTATCAGGAATTCGAGCCGGAGAATCCCTACTGGGGAAGGGGCGGTATTACCATTGAAGATCCTGACGGCTGGAGGATTGTGCTGATGAATACAGCAGGGATTTGA
- the mutS gene encoding DNA mismatch repair protein MutS — protein sequence MAAYTPMIQQYLRVKADYPDAFLFFRLGDFYEMFFEDAIRASQELEITLTGKNGGVEEKIPMCGVPYHSAQQYIEQLVERGYKVAICEQTEDPRQAKGVVKREVVQLVTPGTLMEGRGLNEKENNYIASISAFSDGSFGFACNDLSTGENKITLLAGQEEVLNELSMSGAKEVVVSSGFDPEMERKFRERSVAAVSYEQEAGISEMSAPLLDALNQDKLRETAARLLNYLFRTQKRSLDHLQPFATYQVHQFMKIDYFSKRNLELTETIRSKGKKGSLLWLLDETKTAMGARMLKQWIDRPLIDKEAIGRRHSLVQSLLDDYFARQDLREKLKEVYDLERLAGRVAFGNVNARDLIQLKSSLLQVPLLKELVGGLQNEDAKALAEKLDACEEITDLLESAIVDNPPISVKDGNMIRDGYHDELDQYRDASRNGKTWIAQLEAQERERTGIKSLKIGYNRVFGYYIEVTKANIHLLEEGRYDRKQTLANAERYITPELKEKETLILEAEERITELEYELFCHVRDHVKEYIPRLQSLARTVSELDVLQCFAQISEDRHYVRPVFSGNREISVKEGRHPVVEKVMDSQEYVPNDCVMGDGRELLLITGPNMSGKSTYMRQVALTSILAQIGCYVPASEAVLPIFDQVFTRIGAADDLISGQSTFMVEMLEAKNAIANATQNSLILFDEIGRGTSTYDGMALAQAIIEYIHSRIGAKTLFSTHYHELTVLAEELPDLQNIHVSAIEQNGKVVFLHKIKEGAADKSYGIHVAQLAELPSELIDRANEILEKLEKKEGEPAEKPVREKVAAGMPELTAADPAPAPAPEVHDAQLSFFDGPAEPKKASLSPAEKKILDKLAKMDILEMTPLDAMNTLYELQKTAKSTKK from the coding sequence ATGGCAGCTTACACGCCGATGATACAGCAGTATTTACGAGTAAAAGCAGACTATCCTGATGCCTTTTTATTTTTCAGGCTCGGGGATTTCTATGAAATGTTTTTTGAAGATGCCATCAGGGCGTCCCAGGAGCTTGAGATTACCTTAACAGGCAAGAATGGCGGAGTGGAAGAGAAAATCCCGATGTGCGGGGTTCCCTACCACTCTGCCCAGCAATATATAGAGCAGCTGGTGGAAAGAGGCTATAAAGTAGCCATCTGCGAACAGACAGAGGACCCCCGCCAGGCCAAGGGCGTCGTGAAAAGGGAAGTGGTGCAGCTCGTCACGCCCGGTACCCTGATGGAAGGGCGCGGGCTCAATGAAAAGGAAAATAACTATATTGCATCCATTTCCGCATTTTCAGACGGTTCGTTTGGATTTGCCTGCAATGACCTTTCCACAGGAGAGAACAAAATCACCTTACTTGCCGGTCAGGAAGAAGTTCTGAATGAGCTCTCGATGTCAGGTGCAAAGGAAGTGGTTGTTTCCTCCGGCTTCGACCCGGAAATGGAGCGCAAATTCAGGGAGCGTTCTGTCGCGGCCGTGTCTTATGAACAGGAAGCAGGCATATCAGAGATGAGCGCTCCCTTATTGGATGCCCTTAATCAGGACAAGCTCAGGGAGACAGCGGCAAGACTGCTGAATTATCTGTTCAGGACACAGAAACGGAGCCTTGACCACCTTCAGCCGTTTGCCACATACCAGGTGCACCAATTCATGAAGATTGACTATTTTTCCAAAAGGAATCTGGAGCTGACTGAAACCATCAGATCGAAAGGGAAAAAAGGTTCGCTTTTATGGCTTCTGGATGAAACAAAGACGGCAATGGGGGCAAGGATGCTGAAGCAGTGGATTGACCGTCCGCTGATCGATAAAGAGGCGATCGGGCGGCGCCATTCGCTTGTCCAGTCCCTTCTGGATGATTATTTTGCCAGGCAGGATCTGCGTGAAAAACTGAAAGAGGTTTACGATCTTGAGCGCCTTGCCGGACGTGTCGCATTCGGGAATGTTAATGCCCGCGATCTGATCCAGCTGAAAAGCTCGCTCCTCCAGGTGCCATTGCTGAAGGAGCTTGTGGGCGGCCTTCAGAATGAGGATGCGAAAGCGCTGGCGGAAAAGCTCGATGCATGTGAGGAAATCACGGATCTTCTTGAAAGCGCGATTGTTGATAATCCGCCGATTTCCGTGAAGGACGGGAATATGATCCGGGATGGCTACCATGATGAGCTGGATCAGTACCGCGACGCGAGCAGGAACGGCAAGACCTGGATTGCCCAGCTTGAGGCCCAGGAGCGGGAACGTACGGGCATCAAGTCTTTAAAAATTGGCTATAACCGGGTATTTGGCTATTATATTGAAGTTACGAAGGCTAATATCCATCTTCTTGAGGAAGGGCGGTATGACCGGAAGCAGACTTTGGCCAATGCCGAGCGGTATATCACCCCTGAGCTGAAGGAGAAGGAAACACTGATCCTTGAAGCGGAAGAGCGCATTACCGAGCTTGAGTATGAGCTGTTTTGCCATGTCCGCGACCATGTGAAGGAATACATCCCGAGGCTGCAGTCACTCGCTAGGACGGTCAGCGAGCTTGATGTGCTCCAGTGCTTTGCGCAGATCAGCGAGGACCGCCACTATGTCCGACCTGTTTTTTCCGGTAATCGGGAAATCAGCGTGAAGGAAGGGCGCCATCCTGTCGTGGAAAAAGTGATGGACAGCCAGGAATATGTCCCGAATGACTGTGTGATGGGTGACGGACGCGAACTGCTCCTGATCACAGGACCGAATATGTCCGGTAAGAGCACCTATATGCGCCAGGTTGCCCTGACTAGCATCCTTGCACAGATCGGCTGCTATGTTCCGGCTTCAGAGGCGGTGCTGCCGATTTTTGACCAGGTGTTCACGAGGATCGGGGCAGCGGATGATCTGATCTCCGGCCAGAGTACCTTTATGGTTGAAATGCTGGAAGCGAAGAATGCGATTGCCAATGCCACACAGAACAGCCTCATCCTTTTCGATGAAATCGGGCGCGGGACTTCCACCTATGATGGAATGGCGCTGGCCCAGGCGATCATTGAGTATATCCATTCACGGATCGGGGCAAAGACCCTGTTCTCGACCCATTATCATGAGCTGACCGTGCTTGCAGAAGAGCTCCCTGATCTGCAGAATATCCATGTCAGTGCCATTGAGCAAAATGGCAAGGTCGTGTTCCTTCATAAAATTAAAGAAGGAGCAGCAGACAAGAGCTATGGAATTCACGTCGCCCAGCTGGCAGAGCTGCCGTCAGAACTGATTGACCGGGCAAATGAAATACTGGAGAAGCTTGAAAAGAAAGAGGGAGAACCCGCTGAAAAGCCCGTCCGCGAAAAAGTAGCAGCAGGCATGCCTGAGCTCACTGCAGCTGACCCGGCCCCAGCTCCAGCTCCAGAAGTTCACGATGCCCAGCTGTCATTCTTTGATGGTCCGGCAGAGCCGAAGAAAGCAAGCTTGAGCCCGGCCGAAAAGAAAATCCTGGACAAGCTGGCCAAGATGGATATTCTTGAAATGACACCGCTTGATGCGATGAATACTTTATATGAACTGCAAAAAACGGCAAAAAGCACGAAGAAATAG